The following proteins are encoded in a genomic region of Bacillus sp. FJAT-22090:
- a CDS encoding CPCC family cysteine-rich protein: MKYTCPCCGYKTLDEEPPNTYEICEICFWEDDGVQFRDADYEGGANDVSLRQAQLNYIMFGACQEGSIEFVRKPNEKDVVDPDWKQLI; encoded by the coding sequence ATGAAATACACTTGTCCTTGCTGTGGCTATAAAACATTAGATGAAGAACCGCCAAACACTTATGAAATTTGTGAAATATGTTTTTGGGAAGATGATGGTGTTCAATTTAGAGACGCTGATTATGAAGGTGGGGCAAATGATGTTTCGTTAAGACAAGCACAACTAAACTACATTATGTTTGGGGCATGCCAAGAAGGCTCAATCGAATTTGTGAGAAAGCCGAACGAGAAAGATGTAGTAGACCCTGATTGGAAACAGTTAATTTAG